The segment GCAAGCGGCGAAAATCGCCTTCGCCGCCGAGCCGATTTCGCCGGTGGGCATTCGCCGCATCGTGCTCGCCGGTTCACCCGACCCGTTGCCACTGGCCGTGCGCGTGCTCGGCGCCTACGCCGAAGCCGGCTTGCCGGTGGTGGTGCTCGCGGCGGGCGACTCGGCGGACAGTTTCGACACGTGGGGCCACCCGAACCCCACTTTTTGGGCAACACAGCCGCTGGCCTGGCCGGATTTTGAGCAACGCGTGCGGCTTTGCGCGGACCCGTCCGCGCAGGCTGAGCTGATCGTCGACTGCGCGAGTGGTTACGGCGAAACTCCCGGCGGTCGCCTTGGCGTGGGTGTGGCCGATGCCGAGGTGTTGCCGTCGTTGGAAAACGGCCTCGCCCGAGCCGGCGTGCCCGCCTTCAACCCCGAGGGGCGGCCGCTGCGCTCCTCGGCGTTGCACACGCTGCTCACCGCGTTGGGCGAGTTGGTCGGCGAGGAGCCGTCCTTCGCTGCGGTGGCGGCGCTGCTGCGTTGCCCCGATGTGTTGACCTGGTTGGGCGGCTCGCCCTCGCAACTCTTGTCATCGCTCGACGACCTGCACACCGAGCACTTGCCGGCGACGCTGTCCGCCGCCCGCACCTTGGCGGAAAACGCCCCCGTCGACCCGCTTCGCCTCGCGCAACGAACCGCGCTGCTGTCCGCTCTCACTGCGGTTTCGCGCCTGCGCACCACGCTGCGCGCCGGTGAATTCCCCGCCAATGTGCGCCGCGTGCTCACCGAGATTTTTAAAAACCGCCGTTTCAACATCGAGGTGCCCGAGGACGCACTCGCGGTCGAGGCGGCACAGGGCTGGGGCGAGGTGCTGGCCGAGCTGGAAGCAGCGGTGAAACGCTTCCCAGGGCTGGCCTCATCCGAGGTCTGGGACCTGGCACTGCGCGCGTTCGGCGACAGTCAGCGTTTCGACGAAAAGCCCGCCGGCGCCGTCGAGTTGCAGGGTTGGCTGGAGCTGCTTTGGGACGACGTGCCGCACCTGATCGTGGCCGGTTTTAACGACGGCTGCGTGCCCGACGCGGTGGTGGGCGATCCCTTTTTGCCGGAGTCGCTGCGCGCCCGCCTTGGGCTTAAAACCAACGCGGCGCGCTTCGCCCGTGACGCCTATTTGTTGCACGCGCTGGCGGCGGCCCGCGCTGACGGACGCGGGCGGCTCGATCTGTTGGTGGGCAAAACCTCGGCGGCGGGCGACCCGTTGCGGCCCTCGCGATTGCTGCTGCAATGCGCCGATGCCGATCTGCCCGAGCGCGTGCGGTTTTTGTTCAGCCCGGTGGCGGCGGCACGGCCTGCCCCGGCGTGGCGGCGCGCCTGGAAACTCGCGCCGCGCACCGACGCCAAAATCGAAAAACTTTCGGTCACGGCGTTTCGCGATCACCTTAAATGCCCGTTCCGCTTTTATTTAAAACACGGGCTGAAAATGGCGGCGGTCGATCCGCACAAGGCGGAGCTCGACGCGATGGATTTTGGCAACCTTTGCCACGGTGCGCTGGAGGCGATGGGCCAGCCTGAGTCGCCGGTGCGCGACTGCACGGACGCCGGCGTGTTACGCGGGTTTTTGCTGGGCGAATTGGAGCGCAGCGCCCGCGAGCGTTACGGAGCCAAGCCGATTTTACCCCTCGTGGTGCAGTTGGAGTCGGCTCGTCAACGGCTGGCCAAGGTCGCTGAAATTCAGGCACAGCAGCGCGCCGAAGGCTGGGTGATCGAGCGCACCGAGATGAAATTTGAAATCAACCTGGGCGGCCTGCCGGTGCGCGGAAAAATCGACCGCATCGACCGCAACGAGCTCACCGGAGCGGTGCGCGTGCTCGACTACAAAACCTCGGATCAGCCGGTGAACCCGGCCGACGCGCACATCCGCTCGCTCAAGCGCAGCGAGGACGTGGCGGCGCTGCCGGAGTACGCGCGTTTTGTGACTGCGGACGGCAAGGAGTCGGTCTGGATCGACCTGCAACTTCCGCTCTACCTGGAGGCGGTGGCGGAGGAGTTTGGTCACGCGGTGAGCTGCGGTTATTTTAACCTGCCGAAAGCTTCGGGAGAAACGGGGATCGCGGTGTGGGGCGGCTACGACGGCGAGCTGCAAGCGGCGGCGCGGCGCTGCGCGGAGGGCGTTGTGGAGGCGGTGCAAGCGCGGACGTTCTGGCCGCCGTCTGAGGACGTGCAGGCAGAGTGGGATGATTTTGCGGGGCTGTTTTTTAACGGCGCCGAGGCGAGTGTTGAATGGAGTGCGGAGGGCGCGGGTTCGGAGTGGCACGGGCGTCCCGCCCGTGGGGTTGAGGATCATGGGCGGGACGCCCATGCCACTCCGGAAGCGGAGGGCGGCTTATGAAATCACTTACGCACCAGATGATCCTCGCTTCGGCGGGTTCGGGTAAAACCTACGCGCTGACCAACCGCTTTGTGCAGCTATTGGCCGGGGGCGCGCCGCCCGAGCGCATCGTGGCGCTAACGTTTACCCGCAAAGCGGCGGGCGAGTTTTTCGACGAGATTTTGAACAAGCTGGCGCGCGCGGCCAGTGACGCTGCGGAGGCCAAGCGCATCGCGGCGGAGATCGGCGAACCCCAGCTCGGGCCGGCGGACTTTTTAAAGTTGTTGCGCGGGATGACGGCGGCGATGCATCGGCTCGCGCTGGGCACGCTGGATGGTTTTTTCGGCCGGGTGGTGCGGGCGTTTCCGCTGGAGCTGGGCCTTGGCGGTGAGTTTGAGATTTTGCAGGAGCACGGGGCGCGGCGGGAGCGGCAGCGGGTGTTGCGCGAGCTGTTTTCCCGGCCGAACGGCGAACTCGATGACGCGCAGCGGGAGTTCGTCGAAGCGTTTAAGCGGGCCACGTTTGGGGCGGAGGAGAAACGCTTGGCGGCGCGGTTGGATCACTTCATCGACCAGCACCAGAATCTGTATTTGGACGCACCGGAAGGCGCGGCCTGGGGGCAGGCGGCGCGCATCTGGCCGGAAGGTTCGTTGTGGCTGGAGGGCGGTGGTGACGCGAAAGGTGCGGCCCAGGAGTTGCGCCGTTGGGCCGAGGGCGCTTGCGCCAATGAAAAGCAACGCGCCCGCTGGGATGATTTTGTCGCCGCCTTTGAAGCCTGGTCACCGGGCGCGATGCTGCCGGACTCGCTGCTGTATGTTTTGGAAAAAGCGGTCGAGGCCTGGGATGAGTTAATCGAGGGCGCGGCCGAGCTGATCATTGAGCGGAAAAAACAAGCCGTGCTGGCCGAGCCGTGCGCGGCGCTGGTGGCGCTGACGCGCACGGTTTTCGCCGGAGAGTTGAAGCGTCGGCTGGAGATGACGCAGGGCATTCACACCGTGTTGCGCGGCTACGAAACCGTTTACCACCAGCTGGTGCGGAGGGCGGGTAAATTGACGTTTGCCGATGTGCAGCGGCTGTTGATGCCTGAACTGGGTGCGCCGCGCCTGGTGAGTGGAGTCGAGGCGCGTGATGACGGCGAAGCCGACTATGATTTGGCGGAGGCGCGGCTGGCGGTGGACTGGCGCTTGGATGCGAAGTTTGACCACTGGCTGCTCGACGAATTTCAAGACACCAGCCGTGGCCAATGGAGCGTGTTGCGCAACCTGATCGACGAGGTCGTGCAAGACCCGGAGGCACGCCGCAGCTTGTTCTACGTGGGCGACGTGAAACAGGCGATCTACGCTTGGCGCGGGGGCGATCCGCGGCTGTTTCGCGAGATTTTTAATCACTACAACGAGGCAGCGCCAGGCACCCTCGCCGAGGGGCGGCTCGACCAATCGTGGCGCTCGGGGCCGGTTATCGTGTCGGCCGTGAATCGGGTTTTTGGTGACGCCGAGGCGCTGGTCGCCCGCGTGCCCGGCCCCACGGCGCAGCGCTGGACCAGCGAATGGCGCGACCACGAAAGTGCGCGGCCGCAGTTGGCCGGACAGGTCGCCTGGTTGCACGGCGAGAACGACGAGGCGCGGGCGGCGCTAGTTTTGCAGTTACTCGACGAAATCAAACCGCTGGAGCTCGGGCTCTCGGTGGCGGTGTTGGTGCAGTCGAACGAGTCCGCGACGTGGCTGGCCGATTACCTGCGGCGTGAAGGCGGAATGGCCGCAGTGGCGGCTTCGGATTTGCACGTAGGCACGGATAACCCGCTCACGACGGTGGTGCTGGCGCTGCTGCAAGCGGCGGCGCATCCCGGCGACCGCTTGGCGCGTGAACAGGTTCGCATGTCGCCCCTGGCGGCGGCGCTCGAGGCTGCGGGCTGGGGAAGTGCCGAAGCGTTGACGGAAGGGCTGCTGCGTCAGGTGCACGCCGAGGGGTTTGCCCGGACGGTGGACGCCTGGTTGCGCCGGCTCGAGGCGGTGCTGGCGGCCGACGATGGCTTTAGCCGGGAGCGAGCACGGCAATTGGCGGCGGCGGCGCAATTGTTTGATGAAACCGGGAGCCGCGACGTGGCGGAGTTTGTGCAGTTCGCGGGCCGGCATGTGGTGCGTGATGCCGAGACCGCTGCGGTGGTGCAGGTGATGACGATCCACAAGTCCAAGGGACTCGGCTTTGACGTGGTGCTGTTGCCCGATTTGGAGGGCAACTCCCTGTCGACACGGCGGCGCGAAGGCTTGGCCATTCAGCGAGCCGCTGATCGCTCGGTGGAGTGGGTGATGGATCTGCCGGCGAAATTGTTTCATGAACACGACCCGGTGCTCGCCGCGCACGTGGCCGAAGCCGAGGCTGAGGCGGCCTACGAAAAACTGTGTCTGTTTTATGTGGCGATGACGCGCGCTAAACGGGCGCTTTATCTCATCACCAAGCCGGTGAGTGGAAAATCGAAGTCGGATAATTTCCCCCGGTTGCTGGCGGAAACGCTCGGCACCGCCGGCGTGGGCGGCGACATCGGCGTGGGCAAGTGGCGCGGGGCGGGAGCGTATGCCGAAGGGGCCGCCGACTGGTTTGAGGCCAGCGCGATTGCCTCGGAGGGCGTGGCCGAAAAACCGGTTAAAAGTGGTATTGACGTGCTGGTGACGGCGGAGCCGGTGGTTCGCCATGCGGCGCGCACGCCCTCGGGCACCAAGGCCGGTGTGGTGAGCGGTGCGGTGCTGTTTGGCGAGTTGACTGCGGTGGCGGCGAGTTTCGGCACAGAGGTGCATGCGGCGCTGGCGGCGGTGGAGTGGGGCGGGGTTTCGCCCGAAGTGTTGGCGGCCTGGCAGGCGACCGGGTGGGGGGAGGCGGTTGTGGCCGAAGCGAGGGGCTGCTTGGAGTCTGCGGCAGTGGCGGAGGTCTTTACCTGTTATCCTGGCGCCGAAGTTTGGCGTGAGCGCGCGTTTGAAGTGGTACTCGACGGAGCGTGGATCACGGGGATTTTCGACCGTGTGGTGGTCAAACGTGATTCGGCGGGGCGGGCGGTTGAGGCGACGATTTACGATTTTAAGACCGACCGGCTGGATGCGGGAGGAGTTGAGAAAACGGTGGGGCGCTATGCGGGCCAGTTGGAGATTTACCGGCAGGCGGTGGCGCGTTTAACCGGGCTGGGGGTGGGGCAGATACGCTGCGCATTGGTGCTCACCGCGCTGCGGTTGGTGGTGCCGGTAAAAGCGATGGGGGCAGATTGAGCTTTACATGCGGCGGCGCAGGCTGTTTCTCGATCGGTTTCTACACCTTACTTTCAATCCAAACCTGACACCACATGGGTAACCTCAAAAAGAAACGCCGTCTGCAGATGAACAAGCACAAGCGCAAAAAGCGCTTGAAGTCCAATCGCCACAAGAAGCGCACTTGGCAGAAGTAAGCTTCTGCTGCTTTTTGATCCCGTCATTAACCCGCTCCGTAACCCGGCAGCGGGTTTTTTCTTGGTGGAGCTTATGCCGGTGATGCTCTGCGCGGGTTCACTGGGTGGATTTGGACGGCCGATAAAAAGCCTTGAACTCAATGAGTCGGACTCCGAGAGTCCGCGTCCCCAAAGATTAACCTAGCGCTTCGGTGTTTGAGTTAATCAATTTTGCCCGCCTGCATTTTACCTTTTCAGACTCACCCTTTCGCGCTCCACCCCTGATCGCATGTTTTTCTCAGCGAAATCTAAAGGCTTCTTTGTCGACTCGGGGGTGAACTCGGTCCTCTTGGCTCGCACTTCCAGTTCAGTTTCCCCGTTTTTGGTTGAGGACCTGATCGAATGTACCGCAGGCGATCCTGTGGCACTCGCCGAGGCGATTAGCACGATAAATCCGGCCAAGGCACCCAGTGGCTATATGCATGCCGTCTGCGGTATTACAACGCCACGTAGGGTGGTGCGGCGGGTTACCGTAGAGCCAAAGCGACTCAAGGAGCCAACCTACTTAAACGAGCTCACGGTTCAGCAATTACGAATTGAGCCGGAACAGTACGCACTTGCCGCCTTGAGCCCCTCACGCGGCACGGATTACGACATGGTTAAGTCGGTGGAGAAAGACATGGTCATCTGCGGTTTACCCAACTCAGAGCGTGGGGTTTTGCAGGATGGTCTTATCGAAGCAGGAGTATACCCAGAGGCGATGGAATTAGGCAGCGTGGCCAGCGTGGGGGCCATGATTGATTACTTGAATTTTGCCGGTATTAAAACCCCGGTCCTGATGCTAGAGGTGGAATCTCAGTCGACGAACTCCTACATTGTTTCCGCTGGTGGACTGGAGGCTGCACGGCCCATCGCCCAAGGGCTGGATTCGATGATACCCTTAGTTCAAAAGGAACTCGGGCTGAAGGATGAGGCTGCCGCACGTAAGCTCTTCCTGTCGAATGCATTTGATTTTACGGGGATGGGTTCTGTTTTGATCAAAAAGGTGATCAAGGAATTGCAGTCCTCAATAGGATTTTACGAGGTGCAGACGGGCCAATCGATCAGTCAGGTGGCGTGCACGGTGCTGCCGCCTAAATTGGCGTGGCTGGAAGTTGCAATAGCAGCGGATCTAGGTGTTACCGTTTTTAAGCCAGATATTCCGGCGTGGTTGACCGCACGGTCCATTACGCTGGCAGATCACTTGGTTCCAGCGTCACAAGATATTCGCCGTATGGGGCTTTTGGGTTTGATGGTTCGTAATAACGCCGGTCATTCTTCAGCTTCTGAAAAAACCAAGTAACAAATCATCGGAGGCGGCTACACCTTCCTGGCATCCGGACTTTAGGGTCGCGGAACGTCTGCCTGACATTAAGCCGGTCCGCACCATCTTTTTCATAAACGGCGCCGCCGTTTTGATGGCGCTTAGCTTGGCTGTATATGTGGGCTACCGGGAGGTTGCCCTGCGCTCGCTACTCGCGGAGACCGCTGCGGCTGAAACCGAAGTAGCGAACACCAAGGTTGCCAGTCGTCAAGCCGTTGAGCTATTTGGGAAATTCAAGGAGCATGAAAAGGCTATTACAGGCTTACAGCAATTTGTGGACTCCGGGAAACTGGTGGTTTCGGATTTTGTTTTGCACCTCGGGGCAATTATCCCCCCCAATATTCGGCTTAACTCTATTGATTATAAGTCGACGGGTGTGGTGCTCCGCGGGGATATAACTGGGGCTGCCGAAGAGGCCAGTGGCCTCGTTTATACTTACCTTGATGTTCTTCGGAAGGATAAGGTTATGTCTGGATTATTTGATGTGATTACCCTGACAAGTGTTGCCCGAGATGCCGGGGCAGGGCGGATGAAGTTCGAATTCGGTCTTAAGTTTAAAGGCGGCACCGCTAAAAAGGGAGGGGGCGGCAAATGAAATTTGATACACAAGTTGTGTTGGGTGCTTTAAGGCGATACCCCGTCCTTTCCACTGCGGTGCTCATTTGCATTCCTTTGACAGCGATATGCTTCTATCGAGCGGATGCGCTCATTGAACAGCAGGCTGAATTGGAGAGGTTTCAGACTGAAAGCAGCCTATACAGGGCGAATATAGCCAACTCCAGTCAGTTGCAGCAGCAGGTTAATTTTCTTGCCCAAGCTAAGGTAGCGATTGCTAAACGCGCATTTCGCGCGGAAAGCCTGCCGCTTAACTTGCAGTATTTTTATAAACTGGAGTCCGATGTTGGGATTAAATACCTCAATCTTAACCCGACCGGTCGGCCTGCTGCTGCAGCAGCTGCTAAACAAGGGGCTGGTGGTTCCTATATTCCGCTGAGTTATAGTGTCAGCGTGCAGGGTAGTTTTCATCAAATCATCACGTATCTGCGTTGTTTGGAGCAAGGTGCCTATTTTTGTCGGATCAATTCCGCTTCGGTTCTTAGTTCGGGCTCAAGCGTTACACTCAATCTTGATTTAGATTTGCTCGGAATCCAATGAAGCCGCCTGCAATCCTCTTTATGGTGATTTTGGTGCCGATTGGACTATTGGCCGATCCGGTCTCAGACCTCTTGCCGCCGCAAAAACGTACCGAGTCCTTGATACTCGCCCGTGATTTACTCACTAGCAAAGCCTTTGACGCCTCAGAAGAGACGCTTGCTGCGATGAATCCGTTTGACCCGATTCAGCCTTCAGCGCCCAACGCTGAGCCGGAGAAGGCTTCATCTCAGTCTGTGGCACCGGTGTTAGTGAGTGATCGTGAATTGCTTAAGCGGATGGCCGAAGGGGTGGTGGCCTCCGGCATGATGCAATTAGGCGACCGGACATTTTTGCTGGTCGGTAAAAAAAGGCTCAAGGTCGGTGATCGTTTAGCGGTCAATTCCGACGGGAACGCTTATGAGTTGGAAGTCAGTGGCATCGACCGCACTAGTTTTACGCTCCGCCTTAAGAACGAAGAAATAACCCGGCCAATTAAATCCCCAGTCAAAAAGCCATGAGAACACATTTAACATTATTGGCTACCTTGTCGGTTATCATTCCGGTCGTGGCCCAAGAGGCAGTGCCAGCCGCCGTTGATGCGGCTGCCCCTGTTGCTGCACCAGCAATCGTTGCGGTGCCAGTCCCTGATGCGGTGCCAGTCGTCGTTACCGCAACAGCCCCCGTTGTTGTACTGGCCGCTGCCGTCGCACCAGCAGTCGCTGCTGTACCAGCCGCCGTTGTCGCACCGGTGACGGCCACGCGAAGTAAGGATACGTCGGACGTAGATTTTCCCGACGAGGAAATCCGTGTTATCCTGCGCAACATTGCGGATCTCTACGAGTTGAACCTGGTGGTGCCCGACACGCTGCAGGGTCGCACCTCGCTGAAGTTGCATGAGGTTACTTGGCGCCAGATTTTCCAAGTCGTACTATCTCCCGTTGGCTATAGTTTTGCGGAGGATGGTAATATCATTAAAATTGTCAGCTTGGACATGCTGGCGCAGGAGCCGTTTGTTACCCAAAGTGTGATTTTGGATAATGTAGCCGCGGGCAGCATTGAGCCCTTGGTTAAATCCAATCTGTCGCCCGCCCAAGCAGCCACGGCTACGGCTCCTGGGGTTGCCGGTGGGACCATTGTCTTGAACTCATTAGCTAACGAGTTGATTATTACGGATAAATCGGCGGTGGTTAAGCGCATCATTGATACCGTAAAGCGCTTGGATTCGGAGCCGCGCCAAGTGGTCATTGAGACCAAGTTTATTGAGCTACAAAAAGACCAGAGTAAGGACCTCGGAGTGAAATTGGCCGGAAAGAAAAACATTGGGCAAGGTTCTTCTAAGGCTGATGGCGGGTTGAATACTCTTGGTCAGGGGATCGGGGGAATTAGCACCTCAGCAGTCGGGACAGGAACGTTTAATGCGGTTTTGAGTGGGTCTGATTATACCGCTTTTTTATCAGCTGTGGATACACTCACGGGGGCTCGGCTAATTTCAAGTCCCACCATTGTTGCGATAAATGGGAGCAAGTCCGAGATTACGGTCGGTACGAACCGTCAGACTGTAACTGCAACGCAAACGGCTCCTACCGGCGGTGGCACACCCACGGTAACTTTTGCGGCAGGTGAGAAGATTTTTGAAGGTGTGAAGTTGGATGTGACGCCGCAAATCACTAGTAGTAAATTGGTTTCACTTAAGTTGGAGACCGAAAAAAGCAAGGCCAATGCCGTCGCAGGCGATTTTGGCGGTCAGAAGTTTTTCGATGTGGATACGCGGAAGGGGTCGTTGAATATGATTTTGCGGGATGGGCAGACGGCAGCCATTGGCGGTTTGATGGATTCGAATGATAATAACGCAGCGAGCAAGGTGCCCTTCTTGGGTGATATTCCGGTGTTGGGGTGGTTATTTAAATCTACGGCCGCTCGGAAGATTGATACGAATCTTATAATATTTATTACCGCCACCATTCTGGAGCCTAGCAAGACCACCTATACTAGTATTGCAACCAAGACTCAGCTCAACGAACTTAATATAACGGATCGGGATATTCAGGGTGTTCGCTATCAGGCCAGTGATGAGGAAAAGCGGTTGTACGCCGAGGCTGATGCCATGCGCAAGGCTAGGCAAGACGCTGAAATTCAGGGCGCGCTTA is part of the Opitutus sp. genome and harbors:
- a CDS encoding AURKAIP1/COX24 domain-containing protein — translated: MGNLKKKRRLQMNKHKRKKRLKSNRHKKRTWQK
- a CDS encoding PD-(D/E)XK nuclease family protein, which codes for MPSPRLHVLPWNQPLVSAVVAFLAADWSGAAALDLSDQLVVVPTRQAGRRLREALATHAAARNQAVFPPRVLMPEQLVASAAPAGTTVASRAEFLLAWTEVLRSADLTALRAVFPVDPPARSFAWASRLAREFVRLQATLAESGLRMGDVVTRAGEAFPEADRWVQLGELEASCDAVLAARGLCDPQAAKIAFAAEPISPVGIRRIVLAGSPDPLPLAVRVLGAYAEAGLPVVVLAAGDSADSFDTWGHPNPTFWATQPLAWPDFEQRVRLCADPSAQAELIVDCASGYGETPGGRLGVGVADAEVLPSLENGLARAGVPAFNPEGRPLRSSALHTLLTALGELVGEEPSFAAVAALLRCPDVLTWLGGSPSQLLSSLDDLHTEHLPATLSAARTLAENAPVDPLRLAQRTALLSALTAVSRLRTTLRAGEFPANVRRVLTEIFKNRRFNIEVPEDALAVEAAQGWGEVLAELEAAVKRFPGLASSEVWDLALRAFGDSQRFDEKPAGAVELQGWLELLWDDVPHLIVAGFNDGCVPDAVVGDPFLPESLRARLGLKTNAARFARDAYLLHALAAARADGRGRLDLLVGKTSAAGDPLRPSRLLLQCADADLPERVRFLFSPVAAARPAPAWRRAWKLAPRTDAKIEKLSVTAFRDHLKCPFRFYLKHGLKMAAVDPHKAELDAMDFGNLCHGALEAMGQPESPVRDCTDAGVLRGFLLGELERSARERYGAKPILPLVVQLESARQRLAKVAEIQAQQRAEGWVIERTEMKFEINLGGLPVRGKIDRIDRNELTGAVRVLDYKTSDQPVNPADAHIRSLKRSEDVAALPEYARFVTADGKESVWIDLQLPLYLEAVAEEFGHAVSCGYFNLPKASGETGIAVWGGYDGELQAAARRCAEGVVEAVQARTFWPPSEDVQAEWDDFAGLFFNGAEASVEWSAEGAGSEWHGRPARGVEDHGRDAHATPEAEGGL
- a CDS encoding UvrD-helicase domain-containing protein; amino-acid sequence: MKSLTHQMILASAGSGKTYALTNRFVQLLAGGAPPERIVALTFTRKAAGEFFDEILNKLARAASDAAEAKRIAAEIGEPQLGPADFLKLLRGMTAAMHRLALGTLDGFFGRVVRAFPLELGLGGEFEILQEHGARRERQRVLRELFSRPNGELDDAQREFVEAFKRATFGAEEKRLAARLDHFIDQHQNLYLDAPEGAAWGQAARIWPEGSLWLEGGGDAKGAAQELRRWAEGACANEKQRARWDDFVAAFEAWSPGAMLPDSLLYVLEKAVEAWDELIEGAAELIIERKKQAVLAEPCAALVALTRTVFAGELKRRLEMTQGIHTVLRGYETVYHQLVRRAGKLTFADVQRLLMPELGAPRLVSGVEARDDGEADYDLAEARLAVDWRLDAKFDHWLLDEFQDTSRGQWSVLRNLIDEVVQDPEARRSLFYVGDVKQAIYAWRGGDPRLFREIFNHYNEAAPGTLAEGRLDQSWRSGPVIVSAVNRVFGDAEALVARVPGPTAQRWTSEWRDHESARPQLAGQVAWLHGENDEARAALVLQLLDEIKPLELGLSVAVLVQSNESATWLADYLRREGGMAAVAASDLHVGTDNPLTTVVLALLQAAAHPGDRLAREQVRMSPLAAALEAAGWGSAEALTEGLLRQVHAEGFARTVDAWLRRLEAVLAADDGFSRERARQLAAAAQLFDETGSRDVAEFVQFAGRHVVRDAETAAVVQVMTIHKSKGLGFDVVLLPDLEGNSLSTRRREGLAIQRAADRSVEWVMDLPAKLFHEHDPVLAAHVAEAEAEAAYEKLCLFYVAMTRAKRALYLITKPVSGKSKSDNFPRLLAETLGTAGVGGDIGVGKWRGAGAYAEGAADWFEASAIASEGVAEKPVKSGIDVLVTAEPVVRHAARTPSGTKAGVVSGAVLFGELTAVAASFGTEVHAALAAVEWGGVSPEVLAAWQATGWGEAVVAEARGCLESAAVAEVFTCYPGAEVWRERAFEVVLDGAWITGIFDRVVVKRDSAGRAVEATIYDFKTDRLDAGGVEKTVGRYAGQLEIYRQAVARLTGLGVGQIRCALVLTALRLVVPVKAMGAD